A region of Campylobacter armoricus DNA encodes the following proteins:
- a CDS encoding YajQ family cyclic di-GMP-binding protein has protein sequence MASEHSFDISGEIDKQELKNALEQAKKELDSRYDLKGIKSEIELNEKESIYKLTCSSEAKLEVLKDIVISKLIKRGINPNGIKELSRESGANFKLNLKVNDAIDTDSAKKINKAIKDSKLKVTSSIRGNEIRVVGKQIDDLQSVMRIVKELNLELNISFKNLK, from the coding sequence ATGGCAAGTGAGCATAGTTTTGATATAAGTGGAGAAATCGATAAACAAGAGCTAAAAAATGCTTTAGAACAAGCTAAAAAAGAGCTTGATAGTAGATATGATTTAAAAGGTATTAAAAGCGAAATAGAGTTAAATGAAAAAGAAAGCATTTATAAGCTCACTTGTTCAAGTGAAGCAAAACTTGAAGTTTTAAAAGACATTGTTATTTCAAAGCTTATTAAAAGAGGGATAAATCCTAATGGCATAAAAGAGCTAAGTAGAGAAAGCGGAGCAAATTTTAAACTAAATTTGAAAGTTAATGATGCTATTGATACTGATAGTGCTAAAAAAATAAATAAAGCTATAAAAGATAGCAAGCTAAAAGTAACTTCAAGTATTAGAGGTAATGAAATTCGGGTAGTTGGTAAGCAAATTGATGATTTACAAAGTGTTATGAGAATAGTCAAAGAATTAAATTTAGAATTAAATATCAGCTTTAAAAATCTTAAATGA
- a CDS encoding UPF0323 family lipoprotein, with the protein MKHIKTILKLSMISGIAAISAGALSACSSNANDSNNALSQAANTQGAFVIIEETAPNQYKIKDQFPSDETRVVLKQLDGTERVLSKEEMDKLIQEEAAKIDNGTSNLTNPNSNNAQMSSGGLSLGETLLASAAGAILGSWIGSKLFNNQNFANQQRGAFSNQSAYQRSVNSFNKAGSSATTGSSAKKSGFFGGGSKAASSSSSSFGS; encoded by the coding sequence ATGAAACACATTAAAACTATACTTAAACTTAGTATGATAAGTGGTATTGCTGCAATAAGCGCAGGTGCTTTAAGTGCATGTAGTAGCAATGCAAATGATTCTAATAATGCTTTAAGCCAAGCAGCAAATACTCAAGGTGCTTTTGTTATTATTGAAGAAACTGCACCAAATCAATATAAAATAAAAGATCAATTTCCAAGTGATGAAACTAGAGTTGTTCTAAAACAACTAGATGGTACAGAAAGAGTTTTAAGCAAAGAAGAAATGGATAAATTAATTCAAGAAGAAGCTGCCAAAATAGATAATGGAACTTCGAATTTGACTAATCCAAACTCAAATAATGCTCAAATGAGTAGTGGTGGGCTTTCTTTGGGTGAAACATTACTTGCGAGTGCAGCTGGTGCTATTTTAGGAAGTTGGATAGGTTCAAAACTTTTCAATAATCAAAATTTCGCAAACCAACAAAGAGGAGCGTTTTCAAATCAAAGTGCTTATCAAAGAAGTGTAAATAGCTTTAATAAAGCAGGATCAAGTGCTACTACAGGATCAAGTGCAAAAAAATCAGGATTTTTTGGTGGTGGTTCTAAAGCTGCTTCAAGTTCTTCTAGTTCTTTTGGATCTTAA
- a CDS encoding glutathionylspermidine synthase family protein has product MNFLKVNPLEKSYLEQMGFSWHTDNDGSDYLDSNLVCVKENEANAYYEAVNELYDMFVTAAQEVIDNNRFDELGIPFNLVDAIKMSWENDVHWHLYGRFDLAGGLDGKPIKLIEFNADTPTSLFESAILQWAILKQNNLDESSQFNNIYEALKDNFKRLITLEEDVSEFEKYYEGWKILFSSIAGSDEDMITTKLLAHIAREAGFESEFSYIDEVEFSPDGIFKNEINFEYFFKLIPWESIAIEEGELAMLLTQIMQNQKAIILNPAYTLLFQSKGIMKILWELYPNHPLLLETSDEPLIGKKCVKKPVFGREGANVSIIEANGDVSFKTNGDYQNNRFVYQEFTEFNQDENDYYQAGVFFAYEGCGLGFRKGGLVLDNYSKFVGHIIKN; this is encoded by the coding sequence ATGAATTTTTTAAAAGTAAATCCTTTAGAAAAATCTTACTTAGAGCAAATGGGTTTTTCGTGGCATACAGATAATGATGGGAGTGATTATTTAGATTCTAATTTAGTTTGTGTAAAAGAAAATGAAGCAAATGCTTATTATGAGGCGGTAAATGAACTTTATGATATGTTTGTAACTGCTGCACAAGAAGTTATTGATAATAATCGCTTTGATGAGCTTGGAATTCCTTTTAATTTGGTTGATGCTATTAAGATGAGTTGGGAAAATGATGTACATTGGCATTTATATGGAAGATTTGATTTAGCAGGTGGGCTTGATGGTAAGCCTATAAAGCTAATAGAATTTAATGCAGACACTCCAACTTCTTTATTTGAAAGTGCTATTTTACAATGGGCTATTTTAAAACAAAATAATTTAGATGAAAGTTCGCAATTTAACAATATATATGAGGCTTTAAAAGATAATTTTAAAAGACTTATAACCTTAGAAGAAGATGTGAGTGAATTCGAAAAATATTATGAAGGTTGGAAGATATTATTTTCTTCAATTGCAGGTAGCGATGAGGATATGATTACAACCAAACTTTTGGCACATATTGCCAGAGAAGCTGGTTTTGAGAGTGAATTTTCTTATATTGATGAAGTAGAATTTTCGCCTGATGGAATTTTCAAAAATGAAATAAATTTTGAGTATTTTTTCAAACTCATTCCTTGGGAAAGTATAGCTATAGAAGAGGGCGAGCTTGCTATGCTTTTAACTCAAATCATGCAAAATCAAAAGGCAATCATTTTAAACCCTGCTTATACTTTACTTTTTCAAAGCAAAGGTATAATGAAGATTTTATGGGAGCTTTATCCAAATCATCCTTTATTGCTAGAAACAAGTGATGAGCCTTTAATAGGTAAAAAGTGTGTTAAAAAGCCTGTTTTTGGTAGAGAAGGAGCTAATGTTTCTATTATAGAAGCTAATGGTGATGTAAGTTTTAAGACAAATGGGGATTATCAAAATAATCGTTTCGTGTATCAAGAATTTACCGAATTTAATCAAGATGAAAATGATTATTATCAAGCAGGAGTTTTCTTTGCTTATGAGGGTTGTGGCTTGGGCTTTAGAAAAGGCGGTTTGGTGCTTGATAATTATTCTAAATTTGTAGGACATATAATAAAAAATTAA
- a CDS encoding LysE family transporter, whose amino-acid sequence MFLWILIIHFFGLILPGPDFFLVSSYALRDGVKSALKASFGVSLAMSVWIILSILGLSVIFHQFPFLQIALSSFGACYLLYLSFVIFKNAKKGKFKTQKTHISAFLSGIITNLSNPKVIFYFASVFASFNFTQNTKILIVLIFVLILETIVYFSLISLLFSKSFMVRIYQNNTKLIDYLSAFIFFVFAMFILSANLMSITN is encoded by the coding sequence ATGTTTCTTTGGATTTTAATCATTCATTTTTTTGGGCTCATTTTACCAGGACCTGATTTTTTCTTAGTAAGCTCTTATGCTTTAAGAGATGGGGTTAAGAGTGCTCTAAAGGCAAGTTTTGGCGTAAGTTTGGCAATGAGTGTATGGATTATACTTTCTATACTTGGATTAAGTGTAATTTTTCATCAATTTCCGTTTTTGCAAATTGCTTTATCAAGTTTTGGGGCTTGTTATCTTTTGTATCTATCTTTCGTAATTTTCAAAAATGCAAAAAAAGGCAAATTCAAAACTCAAAAAACTCACATATCTGCATTTTTAAGTGGAATAATCACTAATTTATCCAATCCAAAAGTAATTTTTTATTTTGCTAGTGTGTTTGCAAGCTTTAATTTTACACAAAATACTAAAATATTGATAGTTTTGATTTTTGTTTTAATTTTGGAGACTATTGTTTATTTTTCTTTGATTTCTTTGTTGTTTTCTAAGTCTTTCATGGTAAGAATTTATCAAAATAATACAAAACTCATTGATTATTTAAGTGCTTTTATATTTTTTGTTTTTGCTATGTTTATTTTAAGTGCTAATTTAATGTCTATAACAAACTAA
- a CDS encoding methyl-accepting chemotaxis protein: MQNVSHKTSEVIAQSEEIKNVTSIIGDIADQINLLALNAAIEAARAGEHGRGFAVVADEVRNLAERTQKSLGEIEANTNILVQSINEMGESIKEQTTGITQINDAVAQIDHVTQENLKIANDSAVISDNVNKIANDILEDARKKRF; this comes from the coding sequence ATGCAAAATGTATCGCATAAAACTAGTGAAGTTATTGCTCAAAGTGAAGAGATTAAAAATGTTACTTCTATTATAGGAGATATTGCTGATCAAATTAACTTGCTTGCATTAAATGCTGCTATTGAAGCTGCTCGTGCAGGTGAGCACGGTAGAGGCTTTGCTGTTGTTGCTGATGAAGTTAGAAACCTAGCTGAAAGAACTCAAAAGTCTTTAGGTGAAATAGAAGCTAATACTAATATCTTAGTTCAATCTATTAATGAAATGGGTGAGAGTATTAAAGAACAAACTACAGGTATTACTCAAATAAATGATGCTGTAGCTCAAATTGATCATGTAACCCAAGAGAACTTAAAAATAGCTAATGATAGTGCAGTAATATCTGATAATGTTAATAAGATAGCTAATGATATCTTAGAAGATGCTAGGAAGAAGAGGTTTTAA
- a CDS encoding D-2-hydroxyacid dehydrogenase, translated as MKIVCLDAATLGGVDLSVFKSFGEFVSYDLTSKDDVIARIANAQVVMINKIIIDKEVIDKTNLKLILQLGTGVNNIDVAYANSKGIVVKNAASYSTKSVLSHTFALLFAFLNQIPYYDKWSKEGKWCESEMFCDFSRTLHTLTGKKHGIIGLGAIGKEVAKVSQMFGSKICYYSTSGANFSDEYKKVGLEELLKTCDVISIHAPLNEKTRNLLSKKELMLLKDEAILINVGRGGIINEFDLAKVMNEKNIKVGLDVLEIEPMTKNHPLLSIKNKENLIITPHVAWASKESIQNLIQIVFNNLKEFIENGK; from the coding sequence ATGAAAATAGTATGTTTAGATGCTGCTACTTTGGGCGGGGTGGATTTATCTGTTTTTAAAAGTTTTGGCGAGTTTGTAAGTTATGATTTAACTTCTAAAGATGATGTTATTGCAAGAATAGCTAATGCACAAGTTGTAATGATTAATAAAATTATCATCGATAAAGAAGTGATAGATAAAACTAATCTAAAGCTTATTTTGCAGCTTGGTACAGGGGTAAATAACATAGATGTAGCTTATGCAAATTCTAAAGGCATAGTAGTAAAAAATGCAGCTAGTTATTCTACTAAAAGTGTTTTAAGTCATACTTTTGCCTTGCTTTTTGCTTTTTTAAACCAAATTCCATATTATGATAAATGGAGCAAAGAAGGCAAATGGTGTGAGAGTGAAATGTTTTGCGATTTTAGCAGAACTTTGCATACTTTAACAGGCAAAAAACACGGCATTATAGGACTTGGAGCTATAGGTAAAGAAGTAGCTAAAGTTTCGCAAATGTTTGGTTCTAAAATTTGTTATTATTCTACTTCAGGAGCTAATTTTAGTGATGAATATAAGAAAGTAGGCCTTGAAGAGCTTTTAAAAACTTGCGATGTGATTAGTATCCACGCGCCTTTAAATGAAAAAACAAGAAATTTATTATCTAAAAAAGAATTAATGCTTTTAAAAGATGAAGCTATTTTGATTAATGTAGGGCGTGGTGGTATTATTAATGAGTTTGATTTAGCTAAGGTTATGAATGAAAAAAATATCAAAGTAGGACTTGATGTGCTTGAAATAGAACCTATGACTAAAAATCATCCATTACTTAGTATAAAAAATAAAGAAAATTTAATCATTACCCCGCATGTTGCATGGGCTAGTAAAGAATCTATACAAAATTTAATTCAAATTGTATTTAACAATCTTAAGGAGTTTATAGAAAATGGCAAGTGA
- a CDS encoding Na+/H+ antiporter NhaC family protein: MLLTNPVFIGVVLMTLLCFFRFNVLLSVLLSGLFVGVWSKFMNVKHLTLVEFFTQLPQAMMDSMKVLIDGMQGNLQTALSYILLGAVAAAISRTNLTAYLIKVVSHYISHKKYLLILSLALIACFSQNLIPIHVAFVPLLIPPLLKLFNKLKIDRRAIACALTFGLTTPYMVVPLGFGLIFQTLLVDNLNSNGVQISLGEVSQTMAFAAICMLVGLFLAVFVFYAKPREYQEEQIAKMDFENLKMSKKEWGVLAGLTLTLILQILTHNLPLSGLLGFVLMVILGGVEYNKVNLVFDDGLKIMGYIAFVMLVASGYGEVLKQSGGIAELVKASVPFMEQSHFLAIFIMLAIGLLITIGIGSSFGTIPIIAALFCPICIELGFSPVAIIFIIGVAGALGDAGSPASETTLGVSVGLSADKQGDHIKDTCIPTFICFNGSLLILGSVIAFLLL; this comes from the coding sequence ATGCTTTTAACTAATCCGGTGTTTATAGGTGTTGTGTTAATGACGCTTTTGTGTTTTTTTAGGTTTAATGTGTTGCTTAGCGTTTTACTCTCAGGACTTTTTGTCGGCGTTTGGTCTAAATTTATGAATGTAAAACATTTAACCTTGGTGGAATTTTTTACACAGCTTCCACAGGCTATGATGGATTCTATGAAAGTTTTAATTGATGGAATGCAAGGAAATTTGCAAACAGCACTAAGTTATATTTTACTTGGAGCAGTAGCTGCTGCAATATCTAGGACTAATTTAACGGCATATTTGATTAAAGTAGTTTCGCATTATATTTCACATAAAAAATATTTACTTATACTCTCTTTAGCACTTATTGCTTGTTTTTCACAAAATTTAATCCCTATCCATGTGGCTTTTGTGCCTTTATTAATTCCGCCTTTGTTAAAACTTTTTAATAAGTTAAAAATAGATCGTAGGGCTATTGCTTGTGCGCTAACCTTTGGGCTTACCACTCCTTATATGGTAGTGCCTTTGGGTTTTGGGCTTATTTTCCAAACTTTGCTTGTGGATAATTTAAATTCAAATGGAGTGCAAATTAGCTTAGGAGAAGTTTCTCAAACTATGGCTTTTGCAGCTATTTGTATGCTAGTTGGTTTGTTTTTGGCTGTGTTTGTATTTTATGCTAAGCCAAGAGAATATCAAGAAGAACAAATTGCTAAAATGGATTTTGAAAATCTAAAAATGAGTAAAAAAGAATGGGGTGTTTTAGCTGGTTTAACTTTAACTTTGATTTTGCAAATTTTAACACATAATTTACCTTTGTCAGGGCTTTTAGGTTTTGTTTTGATGGTGATTTTAGGTGGAGTAGAATACAACAAAGTTAATCTAGTTTTTGATGATGGGCTTAAAATTATGGGATATATTGCTTTTGTGATGCTTGTTGCTTCTGGTTATGGAGAGGTTTTAAAGCAAAGTGGGGGTATAGCTGAGCTTGTAAAAGCAAGTGTGCCTTTTATGGAGCAAAGTCACTTTTTAGCTATTTTTATTATGCTGGCTATAGGTCTTTTAATCACCATAGGCATAGGAAGTTCTTTTGGGACTATTCCTATTATCGCCGCTTTATTTTGTCCTATATGTATAGAGCTTGGTTTTTCACCTGTTGCAATTATTTTTATTATAGGTGTTGCGGGAGCTTTAGGTGATGCAGGATCACCTGCTAGTGAAACTACCTTAGGGGTTAGTGTAGGACTTAGTGCGGATAAACAAGGCGATCATATTAAAGATACTTGTATCCCAACTTTTATATGTTTTAATGGCTCATTGTTGATTTTAGGCAGTGTTATAGCATTTTTATTACTTTGA
- a CDS encoding PepSY-like domain-containing protein — MKMKLMLASLVCASSMFADMVVSPNALPQKAQEFLNTYFKGVSIGYVKQDVDSYEVNLADGTEIDFIINGDWKEVDGKYKAIPTGFIPKEVITKIQAVQPNAAIVEVDKKINGYKFRTNNMMEIYTDFKGNILGQKFDD, encoded by the coding sequence ATGAAAATGAAATTAATGTTGGCAAGTTTAGTCTGTGCTAGTTCTATGTTTGCAGATATGGTTGTTAGTCCAAATGCCCTACCTCAAAAAGCTCAAGAATTTTTAAATACTTATTTTAAAGGTGTAAGTATAGGTTATGTTAAACAAGATGTAGATTCTTATGAGGTAAATTTGGCTGATGGAACAGAAATTGACTTTATTATCAACGGAGATTGGAAGGAAGTTGATGGAAAATATAAAGCAATTCCAACAGGATTTATCCCAAAAGAAGTTATTACTAAAATACAAGCAGTGCAACCAAATGCAGCTATTGTAGAAGTAGATAAAAAAATCAATGGTTATAAATTTAGAACAAACAATATGATGGAAATTTATACAGATTTTAAAGGTAATATTTTAGGTCAAAAATTTGATGATTAA
- a CDS encoding ATP-binding protein — MKDLKLFLNDTFKSTIYKNLQCSEDEILILKHLCKNYLQANASINAYSLLSEVFKNDEYEYLDYLKDLKSLIEKGFIIQIYSDFKASKNSSSFLNLLQCDVSLSEVFLQVLENKTIQDFMQDKVYEDYISYLKDEFFKIELYQRLRFFAKSSQSENIKNDIVIFESYIKECLKKSKIPNVLADIFKEYALNEKESLIFISLLKEEYLLNTETSYSRDFNFLLHLISDDELAKEKNKALLEEDSKLLNSNLLEYDEFINSLGDISKTFYLSDDILQRIINFKEPKKNKKIKLQNLVKNQDIFELIEPNISIDDVIMPQSTKDLLESILKQQDKKVLERLNKWGIKTNKNIEAKIIFYGPAGTGKTMSALSMAKAMKKSILSFDCSKILSKYVGESEQNVRKIFDTYKELCQTSKQSPILLLNEADQFLSTRVESSGGADKMHNQMQNIFLEQIERFSGVIIATTNFLESLDVAFSRRFDYKIEFKKPDFSQRLMIWQKALPKNAKFDDSFDLSNLASYELSGAQIVMVVKNTALKAAISKDGVFKMSDFLQTIEKEIESSFDKNKIVGFKN; from the coding sequence ATGAAAGATTTAAAGCTTTTTCTTAATGATACTTTTAAAAGCACTATTTATAAAAATCTACAATGCAGTGAAGATGAGATTTTAATTTTAAAACATCTATGTAAAAATTATCTACAAGCTAATGCAAGTATAAATGCCTATAGTTTGCTTAGTGAAGTTTTTAAAAATGATGAGTATGAATATTTAGATTATTTAAAAGATCTTAAAAGTCTTATAGAAAAAGGTTTTATTATTCAAATTTATTCTGATTTTAAAGCGAGTAAAAATTCAAGTTCATTTTTAAATTTGTTACAATGTGATGTAAGCTTAAGTGAAGTTTTTTTACAAGTTTTAGAAAATAAAACCATACAAGATTTTATGCAAGATAAAGTTTATGAGGATTATATTTCTTACTTAAAAGATGAATTTTTTAAAATAGAACTTTATCAAAGATTGCGTTTTTTTGCTAAAAGTTCCCAAAGTGAAAATATCAAAAATGACATTGTTATTTTTGAATCTTATATTAAAGAATGTTTGAAAAAAAGTAAAATTCCCAATGTATTAGCAGATATTTTTAAAGAATATGCTTTAAATGAAAAAGAAAGTTTGATATTTATTAGCTTGCTGAAAGAAGAGTATTTATTAAATACTGAAACTTCTTATAGTAGAGATTTTAATTTTTTACTCCATTTAATTAGCGATGATGAGCTTGCCAAAGAAAAAAATAAAGCTTTATTAGAAGAAGATTCTAAACTTTTAAACTCAAATCTTTTAGAATACGATGAATTTATAAATTCCTTAGGTGATATTTCTAAAACATTTTATTTGAGCGATGATATTTTACAAAGAATAATTAATTTTAAAGAGCCTAAAAAAAATAAAAAAATCAAACTTCAAAATTTAGTAAAAAATCAAGATATTTTCGAACTTATAGAACCAAATATCAGTATAGATGATGTTATCATGCCACAAAGCACTAAAGATTTATTAGAAAGCATATTAAAACAGCAAGATAAGAAAGTTTTAGAAAGATTAAATAAATGGGGCATAAAAACAAATAAAAATATAGAAGCTAAGATAATTTTCTATGGTCCTGCTGGTACAGGTAAAACTATGAGTGCATTAAGTATGGCAAAAGCTATGAAAAAATCTATTTTGAGTTTTGATTGCTCTAAAATTTTGAGTAAATATGTAGGTGAGAGCGAGCAAAATGTAAGAAAGATTTTTGATACTTATAAAGAGCTTTGTCAAACAAGTAAGCAAAGTCCTATTTTGCTTTTAAATGAAGCCGATCAATTTTTAAGTACTAGGGTAGAAAGTAGTGGCGGTGCTGATAAAATGCATAATCAAATGCAAAATATTTTTTTAGAGCAAATTGAGCGTTTTAGTGGGGTTATCATAGCTACAACTAATTTTTTAGAGAGTTTAGATGTGGCTTTTTCAAGAAGATTTGATTATAAAATAGAATTTAAAAAACCCGACTTTTCTCAACGCTTAATGATATGGCAAAAAGCCTTACCTAAGAATGCTAAATTTGATGATAGTTTTGATTTATCAAATTTAGCTTCATATGAACTAAGTGGAGCACAAATTGTTATGGTGGTAAAAAACACCGCTTTAAAAGCGGCCATTTCTAAAGATGGTGTTTTTAAAATGAGTGATTTTTTACAAACCATAGAAAAAGAAATAGAATCTTCTTTTGATAAAAACAAAATAGTTGGTTTTAAAAATTAA
- a CDS encoding phospholipase A translates to MKKTILFLSVLSVLANDDLINQALEYEKQGEYKKAMQIYKNIVLKNTKDNTFLQHSLNTEQNTTKPTYKMKDFNPRKEALANYLGTEKSYNPFGISTHNLSYFMPISYNFSKRDYKSTETKFQVSLKKTLFENLLGLNESYNIGYTQVSWWQLYKHSSPFRETNYQPEFFINFPISGHDIFENLKNVRIGLLHESNGQDDPKSRSWNRIYLSNAWFFGDFVFIPRVWLRIPEKSSEDDNPDIEKYLGNFDINLAYAQDKYFINILWRNNLNFSSNRGAIEISGAYKISNNGLYIYTQYFNGYGESLIEYNKSSSRLSSGILLMY, encoded by the coding sequence ATGAAAAAAACCATACTATTTCTTAGTGTTTTAAGTGTATTAGCAAATGATGATTTAATCAACCAAGCTTTAGAATATGAAAAGCAAGGTGAATATAAAAAAGCAATGCAAATTTATAAAAATATAGTCTTAAAAAATACAAAAGACAACACCTTTTTGCAACATTCTTTAAACACTGAACAAAATACTACAAAACCAACTTACAAAATGAAAGATTTTAATCCTAGAAAAGAAGCTCTAGCAAACTATCTTGGCACAGAAAAATCTTACAATCCTTTTGGTATTAGCACACATAATCTTAGCTATTTTATGCCTATTTCTTATAATTTTAGCAAAAGAGATTATAAAAGCACAGAAACTAAATTTCAAGTTAGTCTTAAAAAAACTCTTTTTGAAAATCTTTTGGGGTTAAATGAAAGTTATAATATAGGATATACTCAAGTTTCGTGGTGGCAACTATATAAACATTCTTCCCCATTTAGAGAAACTAATTATCAACCAGAATTTTTTATTAATTTTCCAATAAGCGGACATGATATTTTTGAAAATTTAAAAAATGTGCGTATTGGTTTATTACATGAGTCAAATGGACAAGATGACCCAAAATCAAGATCTTGGAACAGAATTTACCTAAGCAATGCATGGTTTTTTGGGGATTTTGTTTTTATACCAAGAGTTTGGCTAAGAATACCTGAAAAAAGTTCAGAAGATGATAATCCTGATATAGAAAAATATCTAGGAAATTTTGATATTAACCTAGCCTATGCCCAAGATAAATATTTCATCAATATTTTATGGCGTAATAATTTAAATTTTTCTTCCAATCGCGGTGCTATAGAAATAAGCGGTGCTTATAAAATTTCCAATAATGGCTTGTATATTTATACTCAATATTTCAATGGTTATGGCGAAAGTCTTATCGAGTATAATAAATCTTCAAGTAGGCTCTCAAGTGGAATATTACTAATGTATTAA
- the ilvD gene encoding dihydroxy-acid dehydratase: protein MRSDAIKKGHLKAPNRSLLRACGLNDEDFNKPFIGVANSYIDIIPGHFFLNEYAKIIKDEIRKNGCIPFEFNTIGVDDGIAMGHDGMLYSLPSREIIANSIETMMNAHQLDALICIPNCDKITPGMLMGALRVNVPTIFVSGGPMRAGVNKHGEKISLSSVFEAVGAYEAKKINEDDLKDIECKACPSGGSCSGMFTANSMNTLCEAMGIALEGNGTILALSKEREELLRKAARRICEIALDERFKIRNIITKKSINNALVVDMAMGGSSNTILHMLAIAYEAGVNLDIKELNHISANVAHIAKIAPSLNTIYMEDIHKAGGVSAVMAEIAKKPGHILELDTLDISGKTLKERIENASIKDENIIRKIDNAYSNVGGLAILFGNLAKQGCVIKTAGIMGERKFKGKAVCFNSQEEAIKGIIKGKVKEGDVCVIRYEGPKGGPGMQEMLSPTSLLAGMGLGAKVALITDGRFSGATRGLSIGHISPEAAEGGLIALLEDGDEIEIDVDTYSINANLTQDEITKRKANFKMPHKQINSRWLKMYQKLVSNASKGGVLDIE from the coding sequence ATGAGAAGTGATGCGATCAAAAAAGGACACTTAAAAGCACCAAATCGCTCTTTACTTAGAGCATGTGGCTTAAATGATGAGGATTTTAACAAACCTTTTATAGGTGTGGCAAATAGCTATATAGATATCATCCCAGGACATTTTTTCTTAAATGAATATGCAAAAATCATTAAAGATGAAATTCGTAAAAATGGTTGTATTCCTTTTGAATTTAACACTATAGGTGTAGATGATGGTATAGCTATGGGGCATGATGGTATGCTTTATTCTTTACCAAGTCGTGAAATCATTGCAAATTCCATTGAAACAATGATGAATGCCCATCAACTTGATGCACTAATTTGTATCCCAAACTGCGACAAAATCACTCCAGGTATGCTCATGGGGGCTTTAAGAGTTAATGTGCCAACTATTTTTGTAAGTGGTGGGCCTATGAGAGCAGGAGTAAATAAACATGGGGAAAAAATCAGCCTAAGCTCTGTTTTTGAAGCAGTGGGGGCATATGAGGCTAAAAAAATCAATGAAGATGACTTAAAGGATATAGAGTGCAAAGCTTGTCCTAGTGGGGGATCATGCTCGGGTATGTTTACTGCAAATTCTATGAATACTTTATGCGAGGCTATGGGTATAGCACTTGAAGGAAATGGAACCATTTTAGCACTTAGCAAAGAAAGAGAAGAGCTTTTAAGAAAGGCTGCGCGTAGAATTTGCGAAATTGCCCTAGATGAGCGTTTTAAAATTCGCAATATCATCACTAAAAAATCCATTAACAATGCTTTAGTTGTCGATATGGCTATGGGCGGAAGCTCAAATACTATCTTACATATGCTTGCTATTGCTTATGAAGCAGGTGTAAATTTAGATATAAAAGAACTCAACCATATCAGTGCTAATGTAGCCCATATAGCTAAAATCGCACCATCTTTAAATACAATATATATGGAAGATATACACAAAGCAGGTGGAGTAAGTGCAGTAATGGCAGAAATTGCTAAAAAACCTGGACATATTTTAGAACTTGACACACTAGATATTAGCGGAAAAACTTTAAAAGAACGTATTGAAAATGCTAGCATTAAAGATGAAAATATTATAAGAAAAATAGACAATGCATACTCTAATGTAGGCGGGCTTGCCATACTTTTTGGAAATTTAGCAAAGCAAGGTTGTGTAATAAAAACTGCAGGTATCATGGGCGAGCGTAAGTTTAAAGGCAAGGCAGTTTGTTTTAACTCTCAAGAAGAAGCTATTAAAGGCATTATAAAAGGTAAGGTTAAAGAAGGTGATGTATGCGTGATACGCTATGAAGGACCAAAAGGTGGACCTGGTATGCAAGAAATGCTTAGCCCAACTTCTTTGCTAGCTGGTATGGGACTTGGTGCTAAAGTAGCACTTATAACAGATGGACGCTTTAGTGGAGCTACAAGAGGACTTAGTATAGGCCATATTTCTCCTGAGGCTGCAGAAGGTGGACTTATAGCACTTTTAGAAGATGGTGATGAGATAGAAATTGATGTAGATACTTATAGCATTAATGCAAATTTAACTCAAGATGAAATCACCAAACGCAAAGCAAATTTTAAAATGCCTCATAAACAAATAAATTCAAGATGGCTTAAAATGTATCAAAAGCTTGTTAGTAATGCTAGTAAAGGTGGGGTTTTAGATATAGAATAA